The DNA region TTCTTTAGGTGATAAATGGGCTTTTGTTGCTTCTTGGACTTACTTTTTTGTAAACTTGTTTTTCTTTTCTTCAATATTACCTGGAATGATAATATCATTATCATACACATTTTTAGGTAAAAACATATTTCCTCAAGAAGGTTCTTTATTGGTATCTATAATTTCTATTATACTATTATGGATAGCTACTTTTATTACTACAAAAGGTGCTAAAGGTATATCAATGGTTACAAATATATCCGGCAGTGCAAGATTGATTATGGGTATAGTATTTATAGTAATAGCATTTGCTTTGGTATTTATATTTGGCAAAGAACCAGCTCAAACTTTTTCAGCAGAGACAATAACACCAAAATTTGATTTTAATTATATAGCAACTTTTGCTTGGATATTACAAGCTGTTGGAGGAGCTGAAAGTATAGGAGTATATATTAAAGATTTAAAAGGCGGAAATAAGTCATTTATAAGAACTATGATATTTTCAGCATTGTTTGTTGGAGTAGTTTATTCTTTAGGTTGTATAGCTGTTGGACTTATTATACCAACTAATATATTGGAAAATAACTATAGTAATGTTATGTATGATGCTTTTAATTTATTGGGTGCTAATATTGGTATAACTAAAGGAATTTCTAATGTTGTAGGACTCATTTTATTTTTAGCTTCTGCAGGAAGTTTGGTATTATGGGCATCAGCACCTGTAAAAGTATTTTTCTCTGAGACACCTAAGGGAATATTGCCTGAAAAGATTACAAAACTTACTGATGACGGAACACCTGTTAATGCATTATATTTACAGGCTATAGTTGTTAGTGTTATATTAATCATACCTGGTCTTGGAATAGGAGAAGTTGATGGATTATTAAAATTTTTAATAAATATGACAGCTTCTACATCTCTATTACCTGTATTATTCTTTTTAGTAGCTTATATTAATTTTAGAAAAAATCATGAGCAAACAAAAAGAGATTTTAAATTATCTAATAATCCTATTATAGGTATATTGTTCGGCGTGTTATTACTTATATTATTTTCTATAACATTTATCATATCAATAGTGCCATTAGAGTCTATATTTATATTAATGAAAGGAGGTACATTGCCTAAAGGAACACCTCACCCTGTATTTGCTGTATTATATCAAATTGGCGGTGTAGTAATATTTTTAGGTTTTGCTTTTCTATTATGGTATAGAGGACAAAAGAATAATAAATAATAAATGGAGTTAAAAATGAAAAGAGAATATAAAGATTTTGAAAATATTCATTTAATGCATAGAAATCGTTTAGATGCAAGAACATCATTTGTAGCATATAGAGATGAAGAATCAGCATTATATGGTGATAACTTCAACACTTATGGCTATTCACTTTTAAATGGAGTTTGGGATTTTAGGTTTGTAGAATCTCCAGATTATGCACCTAAAAATTTTGAGAAAGAGAATTATTTATTAGATGATAGTTGGAATAAAGTATCTGTACCTCATAACTGGCAATTAGATGGATATGGAAAGATGCATTATTCTGATTTATGGTACAATTTTTCTATAAGACCGCCTTATGTACCTTCATTCAATCCTACTGGATTATACAGAAAATATTTTTATGTTTCTGCAGAGGATATTAAAAATAAAATGATAATTAGATTTCATGGTGTTGATTCTGGTTTTCATTTTTGGGTTAATGGAGAGTTTGCAGGATTTTCTAAAGGGGCAAGATTAACAGCAGAATTTGATATATCTAAATTTGTAAAAGAGGGTGAAAACTTAATTGCTGTCAAGGTTTATCAATGGACTGATGGTACTTATTTAGAAGACCAAGATATGTGGTGGCTTAGCGGAATATTTAGAGATGTTGAGCTTTTAGTAGAACCTAAAAAAGGAATATTTGATTTTGCTATAAATACTTTTATGAAAGATAATTATACCAAATCAGATTTATCAGTAAAATTGTATGCTTATGAAGATTGTAAAAATAGAAAGGCTTTGATTAAACTGCTCGATAAAAATAATAATATAGTATTTGAAGAAGAGACTAATTTTGAAAACAAAAACATAAAATTCTCTAAAGAAGTTTCAAATATATTGTTATGGAATGCTGAAGAACCCAATTTATATACATTGATTATAAATGTAATTGAAAATAATAATACTATAGAAACTATTACTCATTGTGTAGGTTTCAGAGATATAGATGTTGATACTAAAAATAAACAATTTAGAGTTAATGGAACACCTATTTTAATAAAGGGTGTGAACAGACATGATTATCATCCTGTATACGGAAGAGTAGTTTCTGAAGAAGACATATTAAAAGATATGTTATTAATGAAAAAACATAATATCAATGCCATAAGAACTTCACATTATCCTGATTCTCCTTATTTATATAAATTAGCTGATAAATTAGGATTCTATGTAATGGACGAAGCTGATTTGGAATGTCATGGTTTTGAATTATCTACACATTATACTTGGATTACAGATGATAAGGATTGGGAAGAGGCTTATTTAGATAGAATTATAAGAACTCTAAAAAGAGATAAGAATCACCCTTCCATAATTATGTGGTCTTTGGGTAATGAATCTGCATTTGGATGCAATTTTGTAGCTATGGCAGAATATTGTAAGAAAGAAGACCCTACAAGATTAGTTCATTATGAAGGAGATATGAAGGTTGAGGTTGCTGATGTAAATAGCACTATGTATACTTGGATAAAAGAGAGATATAGTCCTGGAAGATTGATGAAAGATATTATTGCTACTACAACAAAACCTCATATCTTATGTGAATATTGTCATGCTATGGGTAATGGACCTGGAGGATTATTAGAATATCAAGAATTATTCTATAAATATCCTTTTTTACAGGGAGGATTTATATGGGAATGGTATGATCATGGTATATTGCAGCATGATGAAAATGGAACTGCTTATTATGCTTACGGCGGAGATTTTGGCGATGACCCTACTAATGGAAACTTCTGTATTGATGGTTTATTGATGCCAGACAGAGTACCTTCTCCTGGTTTGATAGAGCTTAAAAAAATATTTGAACCTGTTTTAGTTGAAATGATAGACAGTAGTAGCTATAAAATAAGAGTAACTAACAGATATGACTTCATCACTCTTGACCATTTAGAATTAAACTGGAGCATATATAATTCTGAAAATGAAATCATATGCAGTGATACTATTTATGAAGAGATTAAAGGTATTAAACCGTATACTTCTAAAGAGTTTGCTATTAATGTAGAAAAATTTAATGTTAAAGTTGGTGTTGATTATTATCTAAATATAGTATTTAAATTAAGAAAAGAAAATGCATGGGCAAATACTGAGCATAAGATAGCAACAGCACAATTCTTATTGCCTGTTAAAAAAGAAAGCCCTGTTATTAATCTAACTTCTAAACCAAAAGTGATAGAAAAAGATTTTGAGTATGAAATACATAGCGGAAAATCTATAATTAGATTTGATAAGGTATTGGGTAATATAATTACTTGGAGTTATGATGGTGAGCTTATTATGAGAAAAGGGCCTGCTTTAGGATTCTGGAGAGCTCCTATAGATAATGATATGTATATATTAGAAGAGTGGAAAAAACAATACTTTGTACATTTAATGAGAGAATCTACCGAGAGTGTTGTATTAAAAGAAACAAACAATTCTATAATAATAGAAGTAGATACTATCAACTCTGCCCCTAATGCTGCTTGGTATTATGAATCTAAGTATATATATGAAGTATTAGATGATGGTAATGTATTATTATCTGTATCTGGAAAGGCATCTGGTATGAAAGAGCCTCACCCATCTCTATTATCATCTGAAGGTTCTGCTAGTGAGGCTATGAGAGGATTATCTGTTATACCTAAAATGCTTCCAAGAATAGGATTAGATTTTGAAATAGCTAAGGAATATGATTTATTAAGATGGTATGGAAGAGGACCTGGTGAATCTTATTCTGATTCAAAACAAGCTAATTTGTTTGGGGTATATGACTCAGATGTAGAATCAACTCATACTAATTATGTAAAACCTCAAGAGAATGGAAACAGAACAGATGTTAAATGGGTAAGATTACAGAGTATGCGTCAAATAGGGCTTATGGCTGTAGCTGAAAATAGTATGGATTTTAGTGCCCATTTCTATACTATTAGTGATTTGGAGCAAGCTAAGCATAGACATGAAATCAAAAAAAGTGATTTTATATCATTTAGATTGGAATATAAACAAAACGGACTTGGTACTCATTCATGTGGACAGGATCAATTGGAGCCTTATAGATGTAAATTTGAAGATTTTGAGTTTAAAGTAAGGTTAAGTGCATATTCTGCAAAAGAGGTTTCAGATTATATAGAAGCAAAGAGAAGATATAAATAATAATATATAAAATAATAGATATGGTTGTAATATTATAACCATATCTATTTTTATATAAAAATTGTGTTGAAAGATTATTTAAGTATAATATTTTTAAATTAAATAAAAAAATTAGTATTTTTTGATGCTATTAATATTATATATATTTATTTTTTTCAAAATCTGATCATAAATTTAAATCAATATAAATATTCATGGTTATATTATATGCTATAATATATAAATTAAAACTAATAAAAAACTTTATGATAATGAGCTTTTTAATATTATTAAGCCTTATGAACATAGAAATATTGATAAATAAACAATAGAATATATAATTATTTCAAAATTTTTATTTATAGGAGTTATATATATGAAAGTAGCTATTATTTTTGGAAGCAGAAGCGATACTGATAAAATGAAAAATGCTGCATTATGTTTAAAAGAGTTTGGTATTGAATATAAGGCTTTTGTATTGTCTGCTCATAGAGTGCCTGAACATCTTGAGAAAACTATTAAAGATATAGAAAATCAAAACTTCGAAGTTATAATCGCTGGTGCTGGGCTTGCTGCTCATTTACCTGGAGTGATAGCTTCTAAAACAATACTTCCTGTAATAGGGGTTCCTATTAGTGCTAGTGTACTTGACGGAATGGACGCTTTACTCTCTATAGTGCAAATGCCAAAGCCTATAACTGTTGCTACGGTTGGTATAAATAATTCTTATAATGCAGGTATGCTTGCTGTTGAAATGTTGTCTTTAAAATATGAGAGTGTGAGAAATAAATTAATAGAATATAGAAAGAAGATGAAAGAAGATTTTATATCAGATAACGAGAAGCCAATAGATTTTGGTATTTAATAGAGTTGTAACATATTGGCGAGGATTAAGTATAAACTCTGTGCGGACTTCGTCAAAAAGTTTTCGCCCTTCGGGCACGCTTCGAGAAAGTGCACTCTATATGTTGGAATATGTATTAATATAATATAATATCTGCATTTTGTAATATGCTTAAAAGCTAGTTTTTTTTTAATGCAGTTCTTTTGCTTCTTTTATACCAATAAAAGAAGTAGGGGTTCTACCCTACGGGCACGCTTCGCAGGGGGGCTAGCCCCCGAGAACAATAAAACTTAAAAAATATTTTTGTGTATTAAATAATAATTTTCTATCAACTTTTTCCTGTGTACGAGCTGTACCACCTTGCCGCACGGTAATGCTATGCTTTAATTATAACTTCTTAGTTGTGCGGGGGAGTGCATTTTAATGTACAATTAAATTATAAAATTTATAATAAAATGCAGTCCTTTTGCTTTTTTATATCAATAAAAAACTATGAGTGCCGAAGAAAAGCAAACAAAAACTTAAAATCATTTGTATTTTACTTTTACTAATTTCAAATCTACTGATATCATAAACAAGCTCGGCAAAAATATTAATGTTAAAAGCGAAGCAAATAAAAGTCCATAAGCCATAGCCATAACCATAGGTACAATTAAATCTGCATTACCGCCAATTCCATAAACTGTAGGAAGAAGACCAAATATTGTAGTAACTGTTGTTAAAAATATTGCTCTAAATCTGTCTCCTGCTCCTTCAACTACAGCATTAAATACATCTTGTTTTGATTGTATGTTTCCTTCTTCTAATATTCTGTTTATCAGGTCAACCATTATAATACCATTGTTAACAACTACTCCCGCAAGACCTACTATACCAACAGCTCCAACAAATGACATAGGCATTCTATGGGCAGCAAAACCTAATATAACTCCCACAACCCCAAAAGGTATTATTCCAAGTATCATAAGAGGCTGAATAAATTTATTGAATTGTAATAAAAGTATTAAATATATCGCTATAATTGCTACAACATATCCATATGCTATGCTTTTCATAGGCTCTTTAGTTTCTTTTACTTCTCCTCCAAACTCTATAGTTATATTAGGATAATCTTTAGAAATAGAATCAAAGAATTTTTGAACAGAGTCAGTTACTCTTATAGCAGTTGTTTTACCTAATACTATATCAGTTGTTAGGGTTATGGATTTTTTACCGTTATAGTGCCTTATGCTTGATTGATTATTTGTAACTTCTATTGTTGCTATATCTTTTAATTGTATGAGTCTTCCGTATGTGCTTGGCATATATAAATTATTTAATACATTTGTATCGTAGGTGTATTTTTTATCCATTCGTACCCTAAAATCAAGTTTGTTTTCAAATTGCTGAATGGAAGTGGCAACTATTCCAGAATATGCAGCTCTTAATTCTCTTGCAGCATAGGCCACGTTTACACCAAGTTCGCTCATTCTGTCATAATCAAATAACACTCTAAGCTCTTCCATACCAATCTTATCATCATCATCATAGTTTACAACACCTTCTAATGTTAATAAATGTGCCTTTATTTTGTCTTTTACTTCTTTAACTTTTTCAGTATCATTTCCTATTATTTTTACATCAACAGCCTTACCTGGTGTTATAGGGAGTTTTGTGTGTATTGTAAGAAGTGCCAATTCATCTCTAAGCCCAGCTTCTTCAACTGCTTTCTCTAAATCATCTGCTATGTCATAGGCTACTTTTTTTCTGTTGTTTGCAGGCACTAAATATATAATTGTTCCTGCGAGATTGTCCATCTCTTCAGAAATATCAACTGTGTTTTTGTCTAATTGCTTTCCAAGTAAACTATAAACTGCAATCATATCATTAGTGTCTACTGTTTTATAAATAATATCTTCTATTTCGCTTAAATATTTTTCTGTCTTATATAATGGAGCTCCAACACCTGCGTCCATATTAATAACGACAACATCAGCACTAGTATCATAAACAAGTATAAACTGAGAAAATACTATTTTAAATATAAATATGCTTACAATAAATATACTTATAAAAAATATTAAAACTAAATATCTATGTTTAAGAGTAAGTTTCAAAAATTTAACAAAAGGTATTTTTAGCTTATCGAATAATTTATCTTTATCGAAGTCGAGAGGATTTTTAAAATTAAATCTTTTTTTCTTTTTTATGCCTGTTAATTCTTCATTAGTTATTAAGTTGTTTGGAAGTATTAATACAGCCTGAAATATACTTGCAATTAAAGCTATAATTACAACTTTAGGATATTGATTAAGAAGCCTTCCCATAGTGCCGCCCACAAAAAGAATAGGCACAAAAGAAGCAACTGTTGTGAGTGTTGATATTAACATAGGCATAAATACTTCATGAACAGCATTCTTTGTGGCATCTAAACCTTTAAAACCTCTTTGGTGAAAGTTAAATATATTCTCTGATACAACTATAGAGTTATCTACAATCATACCAAGTACAGTGATAAGTCCGCCAAGAGATATAATATTAAATGTAATTCCAGAGTATGTCATAAATATCAAAGAAACCGATATAACAATAAGCATTCCGAGAGAAGTAAATATTGCACTCTTAAAATCCAAAAATATTATTAATATTATAAATATAATAATAAAACCAGTGATGATGTTTGATGATACAGCATTAAGAAGGTCGTTAATAGTTCTTGAGTTGTCAAACATAGGAACTATTTCTATATTGCTTGGAATAGTGGATTTATTTTTTTCAAAGTAAGCATTAACATTTTCTATTGTTTTTAATATATCAGCATCTTCTTTTTTTACTATATTTATAGAGTATCCATTTTCTTTATTCACTCTCATATACACAGTTTTATCAACAAACATCTCTTCCACTCTTGCAACATCAGCTATTCTTATAGGCTTTCCGTTGAATATAGAACGAACTATAACATTTGTAATTGATAGAGGGTCTTGAAATTGGCCTGTTGTAACTAGTAATTTATTGTTAGCATCAATCCCTTCGCTTTCGTCCGGCTTCATGCTTCCGCTTGTAAGTCTCACATTTCTTAAAGATAATGCCTGTACTATTTCACTTAATGAAGTGTAGTATTCTTGAAGTTTGTATGGGTCTGCTATAATCTGAATCTCTGGGTCTGTTCTTCCGTATACTTCAACGGTGGCTACTCCATCAACATATTTAAGCTCTTTTTCAAATCTTTTTGATATATCATAAAGCTCTTTTTCTGTGCCTTCCATTCCTTCTTTGAATTTTATTCCTATATTGTATATTGGAAGCCTGTTAGCATTAGCCTCTGTAATTTTTATCTCTGTAACATCTTTAGATACATTCGGTGCATTTTGAAGCCTTCTAAATATTTCATCTTTTATAGGTCTTGTATCTTTTATTTTCATGTCTATTCTAATTGTAAGAATACCTGCATTTTCTATCATTATAGAATAAAACTCATCAATACCCGCTATAGTTTGAAGCTCATCTTCTATAGGTATCATAGCATTTTGTTCAACATCTTCTGGCGAAGCACCAGGATATATTACCTGCACTATCATTACATCAAAGTTTGTAGAAGGGAAAGCCTCTTTTTTTATGGCAGTATAAGAAAACATACCAACTGCTATGGTGATTAATATTATTACATTTACTAATAATCTGTTTTTAGCAAATAGTTCTACAATTTTATCCATAATACCTCTTTATTAATAATACCTCGAGTTTTATTATGTTTTTAGTTGTTAAGAAGCACAAGCGAATTATAATCCATCACCGTGCTTATTATCATATATTCCAAATTAAGAAGTTCTGCCCGAGCATTTACTAAATCTAATCTTGCATTAATTATCTCATCAACAGGAAGCCTTCCCTGCCTAAACCTTTCATTTTGAGTTCTCACTCTCGAAGCTAGAGCCTGTACTTCAAGTTTTTTATCTTCAAGCATTGTTTTGTAAGCTTCAAACTCATCGTAATAAGTACCAATTTGTACGTCAAAATCTCTGTTTACTCTATCAAAATCTGCAGTAACTGCTGTTAAAGCATTGTATGCATCTTCCATCTTAGCTTTAGCATCTCTTCCGCCTATAGGATAAGAAAACATTAAACCCACAAAATATTCAACATTCGTCATAGTTGAAAAAGAATTAAAATAACCGCTATCATCTAAAGTAGATAATGACACACTTCCCACTATAGATAAATCTGGAAGTGAATTGTTTTTCATTATAGATAATGCATATTCGCTTCTTAATTTTAATTGATAAGCCATCTGCCCCTGAGCACTCTCCAAAAATGGCACAACATTTATTTTTGTATTAATTGAAGTTTCTAACATACTCTCCCAATCATCTTCATTAGGCTCAACATTCTCTTCTGGTATAAAAAACTGTATATTTCTAATTATCTTTTTTAAAATTAACTCTGACTTGTTTCTTGCTTCTCTATATTTTAAAGTTTGTCTTCTAGCATTTTGATAAGCGTCATTATCTATTACTCCGCTTGTGTATCTTTTGTATATTTGATTCTCAAAAGCCTTAGCCTCTCTAATCATTTCATCATAGAGTTTAATTAGTTTTTGAGACATAATCCACTGATAATATATTTTCTGATATGATGTTAATACGCTGTTATCATCTATTATTCTTTTTAGTTTTGCTATTGTAAGCT from Brachyspira pilosicoli P43/6/78 includes:
- a CDS encoding amino acid permease — its product is MSKDRKTIGSFALLMMTFTAIFSFNQVINNSVSIGLASIPSFMFATIAYFIPFSLMIGEFASANPDSESGYTSWIKSSLGDKWAFVASWTYFFVNLFFFSSILPGMIISLSYTFLGKNIFPQEGSLLVSIISIILLWIATFITTKGAKGISMVTNISGSARLIMGIVFIVIAFALVFIFGKEPAQTFSAETITPKFDFNYIATFAWILQAVGGAESIGVYIKDLKGGNKSFIRTMIFSALFVGVVYSLGCIAVGLIIPTNILENNYSNVMYDAFNLLGANIGITKGISNVVGLILFLASAGSLVLWASAPVKVFFSETPKGILPEKITKLTDDGTPVNALYLQAIVVSVILIIPGLGIGEVDGLLKFLINMTASTSLLPVLFFLVAYINFRKNHEQTKRDFKLSNNPIIGILFGVLLLILFSITFIISIVPLESIFILMKGGTLPKGTPHPVFAVLYQIGGVVIFLGFAFLLWYRGQKNNK
- a CDS encoding glycoside hydrolase family 2 TIM barrel-domain containing protein gives rise to the protein MKREYKDFENIHLMHRNRLDARTSFVAYRDEESALYGDNFNTYGYSLLNGVWDFRFVESPDYAPKNFEKENYLLDDSWNKVSVPHNWQLDGYGKMHYSDLWYNFSIRPPYVPSFNPTGLYRKYFYVSAEDIKNKMIIRFHGVDSGFHFWVNGEFAGFSKGARLTAEFDISKFVKEGENLIAVKVYQWTDGTYLEDQDMWWLSGIFRDVELLVEPKKGIFDFAINTFMKDNYTKSDLSVKLYAYEDCKNRKALIKLLDKNNNIVFEEETNFENKNIKFSKEVSNILLWNAEEPNLYTLIINVIENNNTIETITHCVGFRDIDVDTKNKQFRVNGTPILIKGVNRHDYHPVYGRVVSEEDILKDMLLMKKHNINAIRTSHYPDSPYLYKLADKLGFYVMDEADLECHGFELSTHYTWITDDKDWEEAYLDRIIRTLKRDKNHPSIIMWSLGNESAFGCNFVAMAEYCKKEDPTRLVHYEGDMKVEVADVNSTMYTWIKERYSPGRLMKDIIATTTKPHILCEYCHAMGNGPGGLLEYQELFYKYPFLQGGFIWEWYDHGILQHDENGTAYYAYGGDFGDDPTNGNFCIDGLLMPDRVPSPGLIELKKIFEPVLVEMIDSSSYKIRVTNRYDFITLDHLELNWSIYNSENEIICSDTIYEEIKGIKPYTSKEFAINVEKFNVKVGVDYYLNIVFKLRKENAWANTEHKIATAQFLLPVKKESPVINLTSKPKVIEKDFEYEIHSGKSIIRFDKVLGNIITWSYDGELIMRKGPALGFWRAPIDNDMYILEEWKKQYFVHLMRESTESVVLKETNNSIIIEVDTINSAPNAAWYYESKYIYEVLDDGNVLLSVSGKASGMKEPHPSLLSSEGSASEAMRGLSVIPKMLPRIGLDFEIAKEYDLLRWYGRGPGESYSDSKQANLFGVYDSDVESTHTNYVKPQENGNRTDVKWVRLQSMRQIGLMAVAENSMDFSAHFYTISDLEQAKHRHEIKKSDFISFRLEYKQNGLGTHSCGQDQLEPYRCKFEDFEFKVRLSAYSAKEVSDYIEAKRRYK
- a CDS encoding TolC family protein; its protein translation is MSKKLLYYFTAFLFLLSSSIYTQTNAEILSYAEYIERIKNIIPEMKLTAIQESNAYNNLTKAKSSGDVKFDLQAGAIGTQKHFDEYNIIPTADFMHNGMRIGAGFSGLIPYSGTRWSVKIQHDSYFGDLKMGEVEIPVDTPLGTVVGRLPNLSTNNFKYYAPSIEIQIAQPILRDFFGKLDMYPIKDAEYQLTIAKLKRIIDDNSVLTSYQKIYYQWIMSQKLIKLYDEMIREAKAFENQIYKRYTSGVIDNDAYQNARRQTLKYREARNKSELILKKIIRNIQFFIPEENVEPNEDDWESMLETSINTKINVVPFLESAQGQMAYQLKLRSEYALSIMKNNSLPDLSIVGSVSLSTLDDSGYFNSFSTMTNVEYFVGLMFSYPIGGRDAKAKMEDAYNALTAVTADFDRVNRDFDVQIGTYYDEFEAYKTMLEDKKLEVQALASRVRTQNERFRQGRLPVDEIINARLDLVNARAELLNLEYMIISTVMDYNSLVLLNN
- a CDS encoding efflux RND transporter permease subunit, translated to MDKIVELFAKNRLLVNVIILITIAVGMFSYTAIKKEAFPSTNFDVMIVQVIYPGASPEDVEQNAMIPIEDELQTIAGIDEFYSIMIENAGILTIRIDMKIKDTRPIKDEIFRRLQNAPNVSKDVTEIKITEANANRLPIYNIGIKFKEGMEGTEKELYDISKRFEKELKYVDGVATVEVYGRTDPEIQIIADPYKLQEYYTSLSEIVQALSLRNVRLTSGSMKPDESEGIDANNKLLVTTGQFQDPLSITNVIVRSIFNGKPIRIADVARVEEMFVDKTVYMRVNKENGYSINIVKKEDADILKTIENVNAYFEKNKSTIPSNIEIVPMFDNSRTINDLLNAVSSNIITGFIIIFIILIIFLDFKSAIFTSLGMLIVISVSLIFMTYSGITFNIISLGGLITVLGMIVDNSIVVSENIFNFHQRGFKGLDATKNAVHEVFMPMLISTLTTVASFVPILFVGGTMGRLLNQYPKVVIIALIASIFQAVLILPNNLITNEELTGIKKKKRFNFKNPLDFDKDKLFDKLKIPFVKFLKLTLKHRYLVLIFFISIFIVSIFIFKIVFSQFILVYDTSADVVVINMDAGVGAPLYKTEKYLSEIEDIIYKTVDTNDMIAVYSLLGKQLDKNTVDISEEMDNLAGTIIYLVPANNRKKVAYDIADDLEKAVEEAGLRDELALLTIHTKLPITPGKAVDVKIIGNDTEKVKEVKDKIKAHLLTLEGVVNYDDDDKIGMEELRVLFDYDRMSELGVNVAYAARELRAAYSGIVATSIQQFENKLDFRVRMDKKYTYDTNVLNNLYMPSTYGRLIQLKDIATIEVTNNQSSIRHYNGKKSITLTTDIVLGKTTAIRVTDSVQKFFDSISKDYPNITIEFGGEVKETKEPMKSIAYGYVVAIIAIYLILLLQFNKFIQPLMILGIIPFGVVGVILGFAAHRMPMSFVGAVGIVGLAGVVVNNGIIMVDLINRILEEGNIQSKQDVFNAVVEGAGDRFRAIFLTTVTTIFGLLPTVYGIGGNADLIVPMVMAMAYGLLFASLLTLIFLPSLFMISVDLKLVKVKYK
- the purE gene encoding 5-(carboxyamino)imidazole ribonucleotide mutase; this translates as MKVAIIFGSRSDTDKMKNAALCLKEFGIEYKAFVLSAHRVPEHLEKTIKDIENQNFEVIIAGAGLAAHLPGVIASKTILPVIGVPISASVLDGMDALLSIVQMPKPITVATVGINNSYNAGMLAVEMLSLKYESVRNKLIEYRKKMKEDFISDNEKPIDFGI